A region from the Microcebus murinus isolate Inina chromosome 3, M.murinus_Inina_mat1.0, whole genome shotgun sequence genome encodes:
- the RPL31 gene encoding large ribosomal subunit protein eL31 → MAPAKKGGEKKKGRSAINEVVTREYTINIHKRIHGVGFKKRAPRALKEIRKFAMKEMGTPDVRIDTRLNKAVWAKGIRNVPYRIRVRLSRKRNEDEDSPNKLYTLVTYVPVTTFKNLQTVNVDEN, encoded by the exons ATGGCTCCCGCAAAGAAGGGTGGCGAGAAGAAGAAGGGCCGTTCTGCTATCAACGAAGTGGTGACCCGAGAATACACCATCAACATTCACAAGCGCATCCATGGAGT GGGCTTCAAGAAGCGTGCCCCTCGGGCACTCAAAGAGATCCGGAAATTTGCCATGAAGGAGATGGGAACTCCAGATGTGCGCATCGATACCAGGCTCAACAAAGCTGTCTGGGCCAAAGGAATAAG gaaTGTCCCATACAGGATTCGTGTGCGGTTGTCCAGGAAACGTAATGAGGATGAAGATTCACCAAACAAGCTCTATACTTTGGTTACCTATGTACCTGTTACCACTTTCAAAA ATCTACAGACAGTCAACGTGGATGAGAACTAA